A region from the Janthinobacterium agaricidamnosum genome encodes:
- a CDS encoding c-type cytochrome, translated as MKRFMLVSVLTVSALASQAALANPDLAKAKNCMACHAVSTKLVGPAFKDVAAKYAGQKDAEAKLAAKVMKGGSGTWGAIPMPANPQVSDAEAHTLVKWVLAQK; from the coding sequence ATGAAACGTTTTATGTTGGTGAGTGTATTGACCGTATCGGCTCTGGCATCGCAAGCAGCGTTGGCCAATCCGGACCTGGCGAAAGCAAAGAACTGCATGGCTTGCCATGCGGTGAGCACGAAACTGGTGGGCCCTGCGTTCAAGGACGTGGCTGCCAAGTACGCTGGTCAGAAAGACGCGGAAGCCAAGCTCGCGGCGAAAGTCATGAAGGGCGGTTCCGGCACCTGGGGCGCGATCCCGATGCCAGCCAACCCGCAAGTGAGCGATGCGGAAGCCCATACCCTGGTTAAATGGGTACTGGCACAGAAATAA
- a CDS encoding branched-chain amino acid ABC transporter substrate-binding protein: MLLKTKVLPLALALAFAGHAGAQEIIKIGHVAPVSGASSHLGKDNENAAKMAIEDLNAKGFKIDGKAVKFVLVPEDDAADPKQGTAVAQKLVDAKVNGVVGHLNSGTTIPASRIYFNAGIPQISPAATNPTYTQQKFNTAFRVVANDNKLGGTLGAYAVGKLQAKKIAVIDDRTAYGQGVAEQFVKGAKKAAPGVQIVGKEFTNANATDFNAILTSIKSKNPDLIFFGGMDSVGGPMLRQMKALGIKAKFMGGDGLCTEPLGKLAGDAVGEDMVTCAEAGGVTGAQQKGMDDFRARYKQKYNMEVQLYAPYVYDAVMTMATAMQDAKSSKPSVYLPYLAKVHYQGVTGPISFDANGDIKDGALTLFTYRDGKKTKMEVVK, encoded by the coding sequence ATGCTGCTCAAGACCAAAGTCCTTCCTCTCGCCCTCGCCCTCGCCTTTGCCGGCCATGCGGGCGCGCAGGAAATCATCAAGATCGGCCACGTCGCCCCGGTCTCTGGCGCCAGCTCCCACCTGGGCAAGGATAACGAGAACGCGGCCAAGATGGCCATCGAGGATTTGAACGCCAAAGGCTTCAAGATCGACGGCAAAGCCGTGAAATTCGTGCTGGTGCCCGAAGATGACGCGGCCGATCCCAAGCAGGGCACGGCCGTGGCGCAAAAGCTGGTCGACGCCAAGGTCAACGGCGTCGTCGGCCACCTGAACTCGGGCACGACGATTCCCGCCTCGCGCATTTACTTCAATGCCGGCATCCCGCAGATTTCGCCGGCCGCCACCAACCCGACCTATACCCAGCAAAAATTCAACACGGCCTTCCGCGTCGTGGCCAATGACAACAAGCTGGGGGGCACCCTGGGCGCGTATGCCGTGGGCAAGCTGCAGGCGAAGAAAATCGCCGTCATCGACGACCGCACGGCCTACGGCCAGGGCGTGGCGGAACAGTTCGTCAAGGGCGCCAAGAAGGCGGCGCCCGGCGTGCAAATCGTCGGCAAGGAATTTACCAATGCCAACGCGACGGACTTCAATGCGATTTTGACCAGCATCAAGTCGAAAAATCCCGACCTGATCTTCTTCGGCGGCATGGATTCCGTGGGCGGCCCCATGCTGCGCCAGATGAAGGCGCTGGGCATCAAGGCCAAGTTCATGGGCGGCGACGGCCTGTGCACGGAACCGCTGGGCAAGCTGGCGGGCGACGCCGTCGGCGAAGACATGGTCACCTGCGCGGAAGCGGGCGGCGTGACGGGCGCGCAGCAAAAAGGCATGGACGATTTCCGCGCCCGCTACAAGCAGAAATACAATATGGAAGTGCAGCTGTACGCGCCATACGTCTACGATGCCGTGATGACCATGGCCACCGCCATGCAGGATGCGAAATCGTCGAAACCGTCCGTCTACCTGCCGTATCTGGCCAAGGTGCACTACCAGGGCGTAACGGGGCCGATCTCGTTCGACGCCAACGGCGACATCAAGGATGGCGCGCTGACCTTGTTCACCTACCGGGATGGCAAGAAAACCAAGATGGAAGTCGTCAAGTAA
- a CDS encoding M3 family metallopeptidase, translating to MNTNPLLDFSGLPRFDAITHEHVTPAIDTLLAQARATVARLEAPMEEVSWDNFVAPQDQIAETLGRAWSIVNHLNSVIDTPELRAAYNANLPKVTEFLTELGQNEILFGKYKQLQASPAFASLSPARRRIVENAVRDFRLGGAELPEDKKERFGAIQEEHAAVSTRFSENVLDATNDYKLLVENESDLAGLPDDVKAAARAAAEKAGKQGYEFSLHFPSYYPILQFADKRALRETIYRANATKASDQGDVFSKKEDWDNTHNIVTLLRLRNEEAQLLGYANFAEVSLVSKMATSPAQVIAFLEDLAKRARPFAEKDLAELKQFAREELGIDELQAWDVPYASEKLQERRYAFSAQEVKQYFPEHKVIDGLFRQIQNLFAVEIKLDTAPVWHPDVRFYRIERDGQLVGQFYLDLYARAGKSGGAWMDDARGRRADAQHVQTPIAYLTCNFTEPAVVDGKAQPALFTHDEVITLFHEFGHGLHHMLTVVDELGVSGIAGVEWDAVELPSQFMENFCWEWEVLEHMTAHAVTGEPLPRALYDKMLAAKNFQSGLQTLRQVEFSLLDMHLHYDYDAGTGQSVQQLIDGVRAKFALIIPPAFNRFQNSFGHIFSGGYAAGYYSYKWAEVLSADAYAAFEEARALGPAATTAAGKRYLQEILSVGGSRPALESFTAFRGREPSIDALLRHSGMAA from the coding sequence ATGAATACCAATCCCCTGCTTGATTTTTCCGGCCTGCCACGCTTCGACGCGATCACGCACGAGCATGTCACGCCTGCCATCGATACCCTCCTGGCCCAGGCACGCGCCACGGTGGCGCGGCTGGAAGCGCCCATGGAAGAAGTGAGCTGGGACAACTTCGTCGCGCCCCAGGACCAGATCGCCGAAACCCTGGGCCGCGCCTGGAGCATCGTCAACCATTTAAATAGCGTGATCGATACGCCCGAACTGCGCGCCGCCTACAATGCCAACCTGCCCAAGGTGACGGAGTTCTTGACCGAGCTGGGCCAGAACGAAATCCTCTTCGGCAAATACAAGCAATTGCAGGCCAGCCCCGCTTTCGCCAGCCTGTCGCCGGCGCGCCGGCGCATCGTCGAGAATGCCGTACGCGACTTCCGCCTGGGCGGCGCTGAGTTGCCCGAGGACAAGAAAGAGCGCTTCGGCGCCATCCAGGAAGAACACGCGGCCGTCTCGACGCGTTTTTCCGAAAACGTGCTCGACGCCACCAATGACTACAAGTTGCTGGTCGAGAACGAAAGCGACCTGGCCGGCTTGCCCGACGACGTGAAGGCCGCCGCGCGTGCCGCGGCCGAAAAGGCCGGCAAGCAAGGCTATGAATTCTCGCTGCACTTCCCGTCCTATTACCCGATCCTGCAATTTGCCGACAAGCGCGCGCTGCGCGAAACCATCTACCGCGCCAACGCCACCAAGGCATCGGACCAGGGCGACGTCTTCAGCAAGAAAGAGGACTGGGACAATACGCACAACATCGTCACCTTGTTGCGGCTGCGCAACGAAGAGGCACAACTGCTCGGCTACGCCAATTTCGCCGAAGTGTCGCTGGTCTCCAAGATGGCCACTTCGCCGGCGCAAGTCATCGCTTTCCTGGAAGACCTGGCCAAGCGCGCGCGTCCGTTCGCCGAAAAGGACCTGGCCGAACTGAAGCAATTCGCCCGCGAAGAGCTGGGCATCGATGAACTGCAGGCGTGGGACGTGCCGTACGCCTCCGAAAAACTGCAGGAACGCCGCTACGCGTTCTCGGCCCAGGAAGTCAAACAATATTTCCCTGAACACAAGGTGATCGACGGCCTGTTCCGCCAGATCCAGAACCTGTTCGCGGTCGAGATCAAACTGGATACGGCGCCCGTCTGGCACCCGGACGTGCGTTTTTACCGCATCGAGCGCGACGGCCAGCTGGTGGGCCAGTTCTACCTGGACCTGTATGCGCGCGCCGGCAAGAGCGGCGGCGCCTGGATGGACGACGCGCGCGGCCGCCGCGCCGACGCACAGCACGTGCAAACGCCGATCGCCTACCTGACCTGCAATTTCACGGAACCGGCCGTGGTCGACGGCAAGGCACAGCCTGCATTGTTCACCCACGATGAAGTCATTACCCTGTTCCACGAGTTCGGCCACGGCCTGCACCATATGCTCACCGTCGTCGACGAACTGGGCGTGTCGGGCATCGCCGGCGTCGAATGGGATGCCGTCGAACTGCCGTCGCAATTCATGGAAAATTTCTGCTGGGAATGGGAAGTGCTCGAACACATGACGGCGCATGCCGTCACGGGCGAGCCGCTGCCGCGCGCGCTGTACGACAAGATGCTGGCGGCCAAGAATTTCCAGTCCGGCCTGCAAACCCTGCGCCAGGTGGAATTCTCCCTGCTAGACATGCATCTGCACTATGACTACGATGCCGGCACGGGCCAGAGCGTGCAGCAGCTGATCGACGGCGTGCGCGCCAAGTTCGCGCTGATCATCCCGCCCGCCTTCAACCGCTTCCAGAATTCCTTCGGGCATATCTTCTCCGGCGGCTACGCGGCTGGCTACTACAGCTACAAATGGGCCGAGGTGCTGTCCGCAGACGCCTATGCGGCATTCGAGGAAGCCAGGGCGCTGGGACCGGCCGCCACCACGGCGGCGGGCAAGCGTTATCTGCAGGAAATCCTGTCCGTCGGCGGCTCGCGCCCCGCGCTGGAATCGTTCACGGCCTTCCGCGGCCGCGAACCGTCGATCGACGCCCTGCTGCGCCACAGCGGCATGGCCGCTTGA
- a CDS encoding DNA polymerase III subunit chi — translation MSRVDFHSNVPDKLAYACRLARKAYMAGNKVVVLVQDGTQLDALNSAMWTISATDFLPHVLAGDPLAPQTPIILTDDAAAELPHHDILVNLSQLPPANYADFQRVFEIVSMDEQDAQAGRQRFLHYRQQDVQPTHFVAGKA, via the coding sequence ATGAGCCGCGTCGATTTTCACAGCAACGTGCCGGACAAGCTGGCCTACGCCTGCCGTCTGGCACGCAAGGCGTATATGGCCGGCAACAAGGTGGTCGTGCTGGTGCAAGATGGCACCCAGCTCGACGCCTTGAACAGCGCCATGTGGACCATTTCCGCCACGGATTTCCTGCCGCACGTGCTGGCCGGCGACCCGCTGGCCCCGCAAACGCCCATCATCCTGACCGATGACGCGGCGGCCGAGCTGCCGCACCACGACATCCTCGTCAACCTGTCGCAGCTGCCGCCCGCCAATTACGCCGATTTCCAGCGCGTCTTCGAGATCGTCTCCATGGATGAACAGGATGCGCAGGCGGGCCGCCAGCGCTTCCTGCACTACCGCCAGCAAGACGTGCAGCCGACGCATTTCGTCGCGGGTAAAGCATGA
- a CDS encoding NAD(P)H-binding protein: MENTKTVLVLGATGGIGGEMVRQLLTAGWQVRALTRGETPSPRRDNIEWLRGDALSRTDMLAAAKGCAVIVHAVNPPGYRNWGQLVLPMLDNTIAAATAEGATIALPGTVYNFGPDAFPVLAEDAPQRPLTRKGAIRVELEARLERASTHGARVLIVRAGDFFGPRAGNNWFSQGLVKPGQSVRKVLYPGAPGVGHQWSYLPDVARTMVQLLALRATLPAFARFHMAGHWDHDGRQMTGAIARVVEQATGAAPALRRFPWWLVALASPFVATLREMREMRYLWQAPLSMDNARLLAVLGQEPHTPLDEAVRATLEGMGNLHKAAGKKNAPGLPAR; encoded by the coding sequence ATGGAGAACACGAAAACAGTATTGGTACTGGGCGCCACAGGCGGCATCGGCGGCGAGATGGTGCGCCAGCTACTGACGGCGGGCTGGCAGGTGCGCGCCCTGACGCGGGGAGAAACGCCATCGCCACGGCGAGATAACATCGAGTGGCTGCGCGGCGACGCGCTGTCGCGCACTGACATGCTGGCGGCCGCCAAAGGCTGCGCCGTCATCGTGCACGCCGTCAACCCGCCCGGCTACCGGAACTGGGGCCAGCTGGTGCTGCCCATGCTCGACAACACGATTGCCGCGGCGACGGCCGAAGGCGCAACCATCGCGCTGCCCGGCACCGTGTACAACTTCGGTCCGGACGCCTTTCCCGTGCTGGCGGAAGACGCGCCGCAACGTCCGCTCACGCGCAAGGGCGCCATCCGCGTGGAACTGGAAGCACGGCTGGAACGGGCCAGCACGCACGGCGCGCGCGTGCTGATCGTGCGCGCGGGCGACTTCTTCGGTCCCCGCGCCGGCAACAACTGGTTTTCGCAGGGGCTGGTGAAACCGGGCCAGAGCGTGCGCAAGGTGCTGTATCCGGGCGCGCCCGGCGTGGGCCACCAGTGGTCCTACCTGCCCGACGTCGCGCGCACGATGGTGCAATTGCTGGCTTTACGCGCCACCTTGCCCGCGTTTGCGCGCTTTCACATGGCCGGCCACTGGGACCACGACGGCCGGCAAATGACGGGGGCGATCGCCCGCGTGGTGGAACAGGCGACAGGAGCGGCGCCCGCTCTCCGGCGTTTTCCGTGGTGGCTGGTGGCGCTGGCGTCGCCGTTCGTGGCGACCTTGCGCGAAATGCGCGAGATGCGCTATCTGTGGCAAGCGCCCTTGTCCATGGACAATGCGCGGCTGCTGGCCGTGCTGGGCCAGGAGCCGCATACGCCGCTCGACGAGGCGGTGCGGGCGACACTGGAGGGCATGGGCAATCTGCATAAGGCAGCGGGCAAAAAAAACGCGCCGGGATTGCCGGCGCGCTAA
- a CDS encoding LysR family transcriptional regulator, whose product MNPSIAWEYYRSLLAVLKHGSLSGAARALGITQPTAGRHIAALEQALGATLFTRSQQGLLPTEVALALRPHAETMEHTAALMERAASSQGQGVAGVVRIAASEVVGVEVLPPILARLRARHPGLTIELVLSNKVQDLLRREADIAVRMLRPRQEQLVARKVGEIELGLHAHADYLARHGTPARLLDLAQHAVIGYDEASPFVRNAGAAFQGFTRESFAWRSDSDLAQLAWIRAGAGIGVCQAGLAARDPALRRVLPQAFSLPMETWVTMHEDLRGSLRCRATFDALAEGLLAYVAGQQEP is encoded by the coding sequence ATGAACCCATCCATTGCCTGGGAATACTACCGCTCCTTGCTGGCCGTGCTGAAGCACGGTTCGCTCTCCGGCGCGGCCCGCGCGCTGGGCATCACGCAGCCCACCGCCGGCCGGCATATCGCCGCCCTGGAGCAGGCGCTGGGTGCGACGCTGTTTACGCGCTCGCAGCAGGGCTTGCTGCCCACGGAAGTGGCCCTGGCGCTGCGTCCCCATGCGGAAACCATGGAGCACACTGCCGCCCTGATGGAGCGCGCCGCCAGCAGCCAGGGGCAGGGCGTGGCCGGCGTCGTGCGCATCGCTGCCAGCGAAGTGGTGGGCGTGGAAGTGCTGCCGCCCATCCTGGCACGCTTGCGCGCGCGTCATCCGGGCTTGACCATTGAATTGGTATTGAGCAACAAGGTGCAGGATTTGCTGCGCCGCGAAGCGGACATCGCCGTGCGCATGCTGCGTCCCCGTCAGGAGCAGCTGGTGGCGCGCAAGGTGGGCGAGATCGAACTTGGCCTGCATGCGCACGCCGATTATCTGGCACGCCATGGCACGCCGGCGCGATTGCTTGATCTGGCGCAACACGCCGTCATCGGCTACGACGAGGCGAGCCCCTTCGTGCGCAACGCGGGCGCGGCCTTCCAGGGATTTACGCGGGAAAGCTTTGCCTGGCGCAGCGACAGCGACCTGGCGCAACTGGCATGGATACGGGCGGGCGCCGGCATCGGCGTGTGCCAGGCGGGGCTGGCGGCGCGCGATCCGGCCTTGCGGCGCGTGCTGCCGCAAGCGTTTTCGCTGCCGATGGAAACCTGGGTCACCATGCATGAAGATTTGCGCGGCAGCCTGCGCTGCCGCGCCACCTTCGACGCGCTGGCCGAAGGATTACTGGCTTACGTGGCCGGACAGCAAGAACCGTAG